A window of the Lactuca sativa cultivar Salinas chromosome 7, Lsat_Salinas_v11, whole genome shotgun sequence genome harbors these coding sequences:
- the LOC111911985 gene encoding zinc finger BED domain-containing protein RICESLEEPER 2-like, producing MDDGGSTTNLLSPNKGMGVETGVGIDNPSSQSVHGMDHTTTPNEETTSQIPNENESVREKNNETDEDEVQLTRKRKKTSKVWDDFVVVTLRDGKKKAKCKHCKSRLAIIGSGPTSSYKRHLNSCIPHKQSLKNQQILNFQPSGCDVDFVPPLIGSDTKYDENKMREAIANWILSTEQPFATVEDVMFVKMMKTATPLFEKVSRVTITSDCFKVYEHEKKRLKALTKAASKISLTTDCWKSSHQKIEYMVITAHFVDHNWRLQKRVLSVVHVPPPRTAVDIADGIYKCLQEWEIKDKIFTISVDNAAYNDKALRRLKEIFSRVRKLSCGGRLFHIRCCAHILNLLVKDGLAIIDHIIGDVREGIKYIDNSEGRRLNFSKAAHQMQIRDRKLMLDVPTRWNSTYDMLCMALKFKDAFPRYAEYEPHFHHLPTDEDWENVQSVCEILKVFKQTLDKGSLSTNDFIRDMVKKMKEKFDKYWGECHLVMAIAFVLDPRFKMKLVEFCFPTLYQNSDENIKEVKNALYEMYSEYLEMHDTLVRESATHGSEHERNVLGLNEGTSLGSGWEAFGEFIKTADLERPEKSELDMYLEEGVYREKGQTGMESFNALEWWNVHKLKYRVLSLMARDVLAIPISTVASEATFSAGGRVIDPYRASLGSDTVQMLICGGDWIRQVHGVKKKLKKEEFPIKVLLPEVNTKFCISEE from the exons ATGGATGATGGAGGGTCTACAACAAACCTATTAAGTCCAAACAAAGGAATGGGGGTTGAAACAGGTGTTGGGATTGATAATCCGTCATCACAATCAGTACATGGTATGGATCACACAACCACTCCAAATGAAGAAACAACTAGTCAAATCCCTAATGAAAATGAAAGTGTGAGAGAAAAAAATAACGAAACCGATGAAGATGAAGTACAATTAACGAGAAAACGGAAAAAAACATCAAAAGTATGGGACGACTTTGTTGTAGTTACACTCCGGGATGGTAAGAAAAAAGCCAAATGCAAACATTGTAAGTCAAGGTTGGCTATTATTGGTTCAGGTCCTACATCATCATATAAAAGACACCTAAACAGCTGCATCCCCCATAAACAATCGCTAAAAAACCAACAAATACTAAATTTTCAGCCTAGTGGGTGTGATGTGGATTTTGTGCCACCATTGATCGGATCGGATACAAAATATGATGAAAACAAGATGAGGGAGGCCATAGCTAATTGGATACTAAGTACTGAGCAACCGTTTGCTACTGTGGAAGATgtaatgtttgtgaaaatgatgaaGACAGCTACTCCATTATTTGAGAAAGTAAGCAGAGTTACAATTACGTCAGACTGTTTTAAGGTATACGAGCATGAGAAGAAAAGGTTGAAAGCCCTTACAAAAGCTGCCTCTAAAATCAGTTTAACAACTGATTGTTGGAAGTCCTCGCATCAGAAAATTGAGTATATGGTTATTACTGCACATTTTGTAGATCATAATTGGAG ATTACAGAAACGTGTATTAAGTGTTGTACATGTTCCTCCTCCTCGTACTGCGGTTGATATTGCTGATGGTATTTACAAGTGTTTGCAAGAGTGGGAAATTAAAGATAAGATTTTCACCATCTCAGTTGACAACGCAGCTTATAATGACAAAGCTTTAAGAAGATTGAAAGAAATTTTTTCGCGTGTAAGAAAACTTTCATGTGGTGGTAGATTGTTTCATATACGATGTTGCGCACACATATTGAATCTTCTAGTGAAAGATGGTCTTGCAATAATTGATCATATCATCGGTGATGTTCGTGAGGGTATAAAGTATATTGACAATTCGGAGGGTAGACGTCTAAATTTTTCAAAGGCTGCACATCAAATGCAAATACGTGATCGGAAGTTAATGCTTGATGTTCCAACACGATGGAATTCAACCTATGATATGTTGTGCATGGCTTTAAAGTTCAAAGATGCTTTCCCAAG GTATGCAGAGTATGAACCACATTTTCATCACTTGCCAACTGACGAAGATTGGGAAAATGTTCAAAGCGTATGTGAAATTTTGAAGGTTTTTAAG CAAACTCTTGATAAAGGTTCATTATCTACAAACGATTTTATTCGTGATATGGTGAAGAAAATGAAGGAAAAGTTTGACAAGTATTGGGGTGAGTGTCACCTTGTAATGGCAATAGCTTTTGTGTTAGATCCACGGTTCAAGATGAAGTTGGTTGAATTTTGCTTTCCAACACTTTATCAAAATTCAGACGAGAACATTAAAGAAGTGAAGAATGCACTTTATGAAATGTATTCGGAGTATTTAGAGATGCATGACACATTAGTTAGGGAATCTGCAACACATGGAAGCGAACATGAAAGAAATGTTTTAGGGTTGAATGAAGGTACATCACTTGGATCTGGATGGGAGGCATTTGGAGAGTTCATAAAGACTGCAGATTTGGAGAGACCAGAAAAGTCAGAGCTTGATATGTATTTAGAAGAAGGTGTTTATAGGGAGAAAGGACAAACAGGAATGGAATCATTTAATGCTTTAGAGTGGTGGAATGTGCACAAGTTAAAGTACCGTGTTTTATCATTGATGGCTAGAGATGTACTTGCAATCCCAATTTCTACGGTTGCATCTGAAGCAACTTTTAGTGCCGGTGGTAGAGTTATTGATCCATATCGAGCTTCATTGGGGTCCGACACGGTACAAATGTTGATTTGCGGAGGAGATTGGATTAGGCAAGTTCATGGAGTCAAGAAAAAATTAAag AAGGAGGAGTTTCCTATTAAGGTTTTACTGCCTGAGGTGAACACAAA GTTTTGTATATCTGAGGAGTGA